A genomic stretch from Embleya scabrispora includes:
- a CDS encoding baseplate J/gp47 family protein, with protein sequence MPLFPPNPDTRRWPDLVAEARALLPLESPGWTDHNHSDPGIAVLEMLAWLVDTDVYRVSRVTDRHRRKLLALLGVRPAAPSAARVVLSIRPGPGAPAELPAGLGFVAHGADAPLGLETVAALPLTGSAVAAALVASTEDESNWTDHTPTLLAGTTVAALGPDPHVGAALLLGLDRALPAGTALTLWVDADGTDDLDAEPHHSARTVWEVRSGGAWAAPAEVDDRTRALTRSAAVRLRIGPGGLPVEPLGAAGARAWLRCRLARGRHDAAPRLRRVVADAVEATQASTAVGAYDVAPGVVVGGAGAPVEGARTALTITVDNARTVRTVHTGDPAAPTVRVLRWIAPTATAPGRLVVELVAVGVGDGAPEQVFALPGGATAEAPRVWLADPAGGVEAVRLLPDLDAAGRTDLSAVFDARTGTLTFGDGRAGRVPEPGRTVLAGFRGTAGARGGALAPPAPVAVADDARTRVLLGGPPAAGALTAALVGPAAGGTDAEDTTAAAARAERALWAHERLLDALTAADARSLDDLPRATVPRLAPPERAVTLAGIERCTLDTPGARIARARAFAETDPRLPGLVAAGCVTVVVVPELPRERPEPTPGLLRAVRRHLAGLRTAGTRFFVTGPRYVEVRAETTVALLPGADPAAVAAAVRAALDTSLHPVTGGPRGTGRSFGRDVYRSEVMRVIDEVPGVDHVRALALRADGGPPGCGGLCVPPTALVVPGPHTVNAVPAEAGR encoded by the coding sequence ATGCCCCTGTTCCCGCCGAACCCGGACACCAGGCGGTGGCCCGACCTCGTCGCCGAGGCGCGGGCGTTGTTGCCGCTGGAGAGTCCGGGGTGGACCGACCACAACCACTCGGATCCCGGCATCGCGGTGCTTGAGATGTTGGCGTGGCTGGTGGACACCGACGTCTACCGGGTCTCCCGGGTGACCGACCGGCATCGTCGCAAGTTGCTCGCGCTGCTCGGCGTACGACCGGCCGCGCCGAGCGCCGCACGGGTCGTGTTGTCGATCCGCCCCGGGCCCGGCGCACCGGCCGAACTGCCCGCCGGGCTCGGCTTCGTCGCCCACGGAGCGGACGCGCCACTCGGCCTGGAGACCGTGGCGGCGTTGCCGCTGACCGGTAGCGCGGTGGCGGCGGCTCTGGTGGCGAGCACCGAAGACGAGTCCAATTGGACCGATCACACCCCCACCCTGCTCGCCGGCACCACCGTGGCCGCCCTCGGCCCGGACCCGCACGTCGGCGCCGCGCTGCTGCTCGGCCTGGACCGGGCGCTGCCCGCGGGCACCGCGCTGACCCTGTGGGTGGACGCCGACGGCACCGACGACCTCGACGCCGAGCCGCATCACAGCGCGCGGACCGTCTGGGAGGTGCGCTCCGGCGGCGCGTGGGCGGCGCCGGCCGAGGTCGACGATCGCACCCGCGCGCTGACCCGTTCCGCCGCCGTACGCCTGCGGATCGGGCCCGGCGGGTTGCCCGTCGAGCCGCTCGGCGCGGCCGGGGCCCGGGCCTGGCTGCGCTGCCGCCTTGCGCGGGGCCGGCACGACGCGGCGCCGCGGTTGCGCCGGGTGGTCGCGGACGCGGTCGAGGCGACGCAGGCCAGTACGGCGGTCGGCGCCTACGACGTCGCGCCGGGGGTGGTGGTCGGCGGGGCCGGCGCTCCGGTGGAGGGGGCCCGTACCGCGCTGACGATCACCGTGGACAACGCGCGGACGGTACGCACGGTGCACACCGGCGACCCGGCCGCGCCGACCGTGCGGGTGCTGCGCTGGATCGCGCCGACCGCGACGGCGCCCGGGCGGCTCGTGGTCGAACTCGTCGCGGTCGGTGTCGGGGACGGCGCGCCGGAGCAGGTCTTCGCGCTGCCCGGCGGCGCGACCGCCGAGGCGCCCCGGGTGTGGTTGGCCGATCCGGCGGGCGGTGTGGAGGCGGTGCGGTTGCTTCCGGATCTGGACGCGGCGGGCCGGACCGACCTGTCCGCCGTGTTCGACGCCCGAACCGGCACGCTGACCTTCGGCGACGGCCGCGCGGGACGGGTGCCCGAACCGGGGCGTACGGTACTCGCCGGCTTCCGGGGCACCGCCGGGGCCCGGGGCGGCGCGCTCGCCCCGCCCGCACCCGTGGCCGTCGCCGACGACGCCCGCACCCGGGTCCTGCTCGGTGGCCCGCCCGCCGCCGGCGCGCTGACCGCAGCCCTGGTCGGCCCGGCGGCGGGCGGCACCGACGCCGAGGACACCACAGCCGCCGCGGCCCGCGCGGAACGGGCGCTGTGGGCCCACGAACGCCTGCTCGACGCGCTCACCGCGGCCGACGCCCGATCCCTCGACGACCTGCCCCGCGCGACCGTGCCGCGCCTGGCCCCGCCGGAACGCGCGGTCACCCTGGCGGGCATCGAGCGATGCACCCTGGACACCCCCGGCGCCCGGATCGCCCGGGCCCGCGCCTTCGCCGAGACCGACCCGCGCCTGCCGGGCCTGGTCGCCGCGGGCTGCGTGACCGTCGTGGTGGTGCCGGAACTGCCGCGCGAGCGCCCCGAACCCACCCCGGGCCTGCTGCGCGCGGTCCGCCGGCACCTGGCCGGGCTGCGCACGGCCGGCACCCGGTTCTTCGTCACCGGGCCGCGCTACGTCGAGGTACGCGCCGAGACGACGGTCGCCTTGCTCCCGGGCGCCGATCCGGCGGCGGTCGCGGCGGCGGTGCGGGCCGCGCTGGACACCTCCCTGCACCCGGTCACCGGCGGGCCGCGCGGTACGGGCCGGTCGTTCGGGCGGGACGTGTATCGCAGCGAGGTGATGCGGGTGATCGACGAGGTTCCCGGGGTGGACCACGTGCGCGCCCTCGCGCTGCGCGCCGACGGCGGGCCGCCCGGATGCGGCGGGTTGTGCGTACCGCCGACCGCGCTGGTGGTGCCTGGGCCGCACACGGTGAACGCGGTACCGGCGGAGGCGGGGCGATGA